A DNA window from Chryseobacterium sp. MEBOG06 contains the following coding sequences:
- a CDS encoding GLPGLI family protein: MSTRLFLILLMSCFFTSAQTHRFIYELQFKIDSTSTDYIKTNMVLDINPKDVKFYENIFLRMDSINRANQNSRFRTWGFQNIITRERNSFKNKNFENLDDLFVYQTDDPMKWNLSNETKMADIYLLQKATTFFGGRFWTAWFCKDIPFNEGPYKFRGLPGLIFQIYDSKSQFKYSMLQSKSFDMIYDTTGFIENYADTKPLEVSEQMVQKKKLEKFNEPFKDFTLQFDKQPDVQYFYRGTQITSKDQLKVFEKQAQEVMVRENNPIEVNKVIHYPKK; the protein is encoded by the coding sequence ATGTCAACCCGACTATTCCTCATTTTATTGATGAGCTGTTTTTTTACTTCCGCACAGACTCATCGTTTTATTTACGAATTACAATTCAAAATAGACTCAACCTCCACTGATTACATTAAAACCAACATGGTCTTGGATATTAATCCAAAGGATGTCAAATTTTATGAAAACATATTTCTTAGAATGGATTCAATCAATAGAGCTAATCAGAATTCCCGCTTTCGAACCTGGGGCTTCCAAAATATTATCACAAGGGAGCGTAATTCCTTCAAAAATAAAAATTTCGAAAATTTGGATGATTTGTTTGTCTATCAAACTGATGATCCAATGAAATGGAATTTAAGCAATGAAACAAAAATGGCAGATATATATCTTCTACAAAAAGCCACTACATTTTTTGGGGGAAGATTTTGGACAGCATGGTTTTGCAAAGATATTCCTTTTAATGAAGGTCCCTATAAGTTTAGAGGTTTGCCCGGGTTAATATTTCAAATTTATGATTCAAAAAGTCAATTTAAATATAGCATGTTGCAGTCAAAGTCATTTGATATGATCTATGATACAACAGGTTTCATAGAAAACTATGCAGATACGAAACCTTTAGAGGTCAGTGAGCAAATGGTTCAGAAAAAAAAGTTAGAAAAATTCAATGAGCCATTCAAAGATTTTACTTTACAATTTGATAAGCAACCCGATGTACAGTATTTTTACAGAGGCACACAAATTACAAGTAAAGACCAGTTGAAAGTCTTTGAGAAACAGGCACAAGAAGTAATGGTAAGAGAAAATAATCCAATTGAAGTTAACAAAGTTATTCATTACCCAAAAAAATAA
- a CDS encoding helix-turn-helix domain-containing protein produces the protein MNYEFRYNEALKEYIQARDLSKNKNPDQFYYIKKLVGILKLATGENDEALSLFLEYYQYEKQKLDTDNTDIKSYIGSIFSVANCYNKTKHYKNALKYIDLGIKDCKKYKDYTHYPYFISASGIANYYLKNYKKSAENHLEAEQKFIKNNDNWNLGITYYFLGKINYDTQKEHDAIKYFIKSDSVLTLSKKFDPLTRNGYEILIDYYKKEGDKENQLKFIDKLFAADNIINNSKQFLSKEIYKKYDTPALLEEKERLIDDLNNKNTVLYLLLGGGILFIGILFFLFVRYKKKTDVYKIQADRLLADTMSIKTEVIRNSKEQKPKNVLPDDKLKDIKAKLERFEQNKDFLQKNITVASLAKEFSSNRDYLSKSVNELKMKNFSQYLNELRINYIIEELNNNSRIRKHTIAAIADDIGYNTSESFSNAFRKITGTLPSYYIKLLEEHK, from the coding sequence TTGAATTATGAATTTCGATATAATGAAGCGCTAAAAGAGTATATTCAGGCAAGAGATTTATCTAAAAATAAAAATCCTGATCAGTTTTATTATATAAAAAAACTTGTTGGGATTTTAAAACTGGCAACAGGTGAAAATGATGAAGCTCTTTCTCTTTTTCTGGAATATTATCAGTATGAAAAACAAAAATTAGACACTGATAACACAGACATTAAAAGTTATATTGGATCTATTTTTTCAGTTGCAAATTGTTATAATAAGACTAAGCATTATAAAAATGCTTTGAAGTACATTGATTTGGGGATAAAGGATTGTAAAAAATATAAGGATTATACTCATTATCCTTATTTTATATCTGCTTCAGGAATAGCCAATTATTATTTGAAAAATTATAAAAAATCTGCTGAAAATCATTTAGAGGCAGAGCAAAAATTTATCAAAAATAATGACAATTGGAATTTAGGGATTACCTATTATTTTTTAGGAAAAATTAATTATGACACTCAAAAAGAACATGATGCTATAAAATATTTTATTAAATCAGACTCGGTCTTGACATTATCTAAAAAATTTGATCCCTTAACAAGAAACGGATATGAGATTTTGATTGACTATTATAAGAAAGAGGGAGATAAAGAAAATCAGTTAAAGTTCATTGATAAACTTTTTGCTGCAGACAATATTATCAATAATAGTAAACAATTTCTATCAAAAGAAATTTATAAAAAATATGATACTCCGGCTCTTTTAGAAGAAAAAGAAAGATTAATAGATGACTTAAACAATAAGAACACTGTTCTTTATCTCCTTTTAGGGGGAGGTATTTTATTTATAGGAATTTTATTCTTTTTGTTTGTTCGATATAAGAAGAAAACTGATGTCTATAAAATACAGGCAGATCGTCTATTGGCAGATACTATGAGTATAAAAACTGAAGTAATACGTAATAGTAAAGAACAGAAACCCAAAAATGTACTGCCAGATGATAAATTAAAAGATATAAAAGCAAAACTAGAGAGGTTTGAACAGAATAAAGATTTTTTACAAAAGAATATTACTGTAGCTAGTCTTGCTAAGGAGTTCAGTTCAAACAGAGATTATCTGTCGAAGTCTGTAAATGAGCTTAAAATGAAGAATTTTTCACAATACTTGAATGAGCTAAGGATTAATTATATTATAGAAGAACTAAATAACAATTCCAGAATAAGAAAACATACGATTGCAGCAATTGCAGATGACATCGGATATAATACTTCGGAATCATTTTCTAATGCATTTCGAAAAATAACCGGGACTTTGCCTTCTTATTATATAAAACTATTAGAAGAACATAAATGA
- a CDS encoding vitamin K epoxide reductase family protein: MIFDKLINYLKLDKQEFIFQFNSHPNYPSALAFSDTLNFMGVKNDAYELDKEYWDELPEEFIAIVENSFSLVKKSGSGYSVYSEKAKNFEKEELYNKSTDFVLLFEKAEKAESKLAFNFKPVLYCVFAVILAYSFLSQTIYEAVFNLLSLAGVYISLEIYNQKFGNTSTVIGSICGGGAPGTAQTVNSCDKIIKQDKTSILGLKFSDFSLIYFVGLAILGLFLPATAYLVKGFTFVSVIAIGYSVYIQAFVEKTFCRVCLLIISILAGQLILSILFFQNLSFGVGALLLTIILWALVFSAVIYFNTILEEKETLQKSNAKNLRFKRNYELFKDQLQQNEKIEFQDTHTFSVGKKDSKLRIAIVSNPYCGFCKDAHKLAEGLLEKYPNEISLQMRFNYTQERANEKYTQLISDLTHIYHHKHEKDFLNAVETWFETKDEGKINTLSGGAATSENLNPLVEMSRENSNAGLSFTPIFIINGYQFPDKYDREDLLFFIDELIDDEDL; this comes from the coding sequence ATGATTTTTGACAAACTAATTAACTATCTCAAACTTGATAAACAGGAGTTCATTTTTCAGTTTAACTCTCATCCTAATTACCCGTCAGCACTCGCTTTTAGTGATACTTTGAATTTTATGGGGGTAAAAAATGATGCCTACGAGCTTGATAAAGAATATTGGGATGAGCTGCCGGAGGAATTTATTGCCATTGTTGAAAACTCTTTTTCTCTGGTAAAAAAATCAGGAAGCGGCTACTCAGTATATTCAGAAAAAGCAAAAAACTTTGAAAAAGAAGAGCTCTATAATAAGTCCACAGATTTTGTACTTCTATTTGAAAAGGCAGAAAAGGCAGAAAGTAAACTTGCTTTCAATTTTAAACCTGTCCTGTACTGTGTTTTTGCTGTTATTCTGGCCTATTCTTTTTTAAGCCAAACTATATATGAAGCTGTTTTTAACCTTCTTTCACTGGCTGGCGTATACATTTCACTGGAGATTTACAACCAGAAGTTCGGAAATACTTCTACTGTAATTGGAAGTATATGTGGTGGTGGAGCCCCTGGTACTGCACAAACAGTCAATTCCTGTGATAAAATTATTAAGCAAGATAAAACCAGTATTTTGGGATTAAAGTTTTCTGATTTTTCCCTGATTTACTTTGTGGGACTTGCCATATTAGGACTGTTTTTACCAGCAACAGCGTATCTCGTAAAGGGCTTTACTTTTGTTTCAGTGATTGCAATCGGGTACTCAGTATATATTCAGGCTTTTGTAGAAAAAACATTTTGTAGAGTTTGTCTTTTAATTATTTCGATCCTTGCCGGACAACTGATCTTAAGTATTCTATTTTTTCAAAACCTTTCTTTTGGAGTTGGAGCTCTTTTACTGACAATTATCCTTTGGGCTCTTGTCTTCTCGGCTGTCATTTATTTCAATACAATTCTTGAGGAGAAGGAAACCCTTCAGAAGTCTAATGCCAAAAACCTAAGATTTAAAAGAAACTATGAGCTTTTCAAAGATCAGCTTCAACAAAATGAGAAGATAGAATTCCAGGATACCCATACTTTTTCAGTAGGAAAGAAAGATTCAAAACTTCGCATTGCTATTGTTTCTAATCCTTACTGTGGCTTTTGTAAAGATGCTCATAAACTGGCTGAAGGCTTATTAGAGAAATATCCTAATGAAATCTCTCTGCAAATGAGATTCAACTATACTCAGGAAAGAGCCAACGAGAAATATACTCAGCTTATTTCTGACCTTACACATATCTATCATCATAAACATGAAAAAGATTTTCTTAATGCTGTAGAGACATGGTTTGAAACAAAAGACGAAGGTAAGATCAATACGCTCTCCGGAGGGGCTGCAACGTCAGAAAACCTGAATCCACTCGTTGAAATGTCAAGAGAAAACAGTAATGCGGGATTAAGCTTTACTCCCATCTTTATTATCAATGGATATCAGTTTCCGGATAAATATGACCGTGAAGATCTTCTCTTCTTTATAGATGAACTAATAGATGATGAAGACCTTTAA
- a CDS encoding HlyD family secretion protein: MKEDILDNIELRSESVQDILTQPPHWMIRWGNSIILIILLLILAMSYIIKYPEFVPAPIIVTSQNPPEKIEARTSSKIEKIFIKDHQEVKKNEVLMVMQSAANYKDILALKKIVDSTAPNQLGSFPVSETGKFKLGELQGEYNSFAKAFQDEELFTRLQPYAPENLATNQSISEYRVRAATLRQQKNLESVKYDLTKKNFHRSQELFNQGVISAMELENEKIKYLQAQQNLENINISISQTEEGISNLNKTRSGTAINTEKDRITYSSQTLQLFEQLRKSLKQWEQSYLVISSTDGVASFQQFFGENQFVKSGEPILSILPKNKEKLVGRMSVPTINSGKITPGEKVLIKLDNYRFQEYGIIEGKVQNISLIPDEKGNYYVDVVLPKGLKTSYNKTLTFDKELRGSAEIVTQDLRLIERFFYQIRKLLGYQS, from the coding sequence ATGAAAGAAGACATTTTAGACAATATTGAACTCCGTTCAGAAAGCGTACAGGATATTCTTACCCAGCCTCCCCATTGGATGATACGCTGGGGGAACTCTATTATACTTATTATTCTCTTGCTTATTCTTGCGATGAGTTACATTATAAAATACCCGGAATTTGTACCGGCTCCTATAATCGTTACTTCTCAGAATCCTCCTGAGAAAATAGAGGCCAGAACCAGTTCCAAGATTGAGAAAATATTCATAAAAGACCATCAGGAAGTAAAGAAAAATGAAGTATTGATGGTGATGCAGTCTGCAGCTAATTATAAAGATATTTTAGCCTTAAAAAAGATCGTAGACTCTACTGCACCCAACCAGCTAGGGTCCTTTCCTGTATCTGAAACCGGAAAATTCAAACTGGGAGAGTTACAGGGAGAATACAACAGCTTCGCAAAGGCCTTTCAGGATGAAGAGCTTTTCACAAGGCTACAGCCTTATGCTCCGGAAAATCTGGCAACCAACCAGAGTATTTCAGAATATAGAGTCCGAGCAGCTACACTGAGACAGCAGAAAAATCTAGAATCTGTAAAATATGATCTGACGAAAAAAAACTTTCACAGATCTCAGGAACTCTTCAATCAGGGGGTCATTTCAGCTATGGAACTTGAAAATGAAAAAATAAAATATCTTCAGGCGCAACAAAACCTTGAAAATATCAATATTTCCATATCACAAACAGAAGAAGGGATATCCAATCTTAATAAAACTAGAAGCGGAACTGCTATTAATACGGAAAAAGACAGAATAACCTATTCTTCGCAGACTCTGCAGCTATTTGAGCAATTGAGAAAATCTTTAAAACAATGGGAACAGAGCTACCTTGTAATATCATCCACTGATGGCGTTGCCAGCTTCCAGCAGTTTTTTGGGGAAAATCAGTTTGTAAAAAGCGGTGAACCTATCTTATCTATCCTTCCAAAGAATAAAGAGAAATTAGTAGGCAGAATGTCTGTTCCTACTATTAACTCAGGAAAGATTACTCCTGGAGAGAAAGTATTGATTAAACTTGACAACTACCGCTTTCAGGAATATGGGATTATAGAAGGAAAGGTTCAGAACATCTCTCTTATTCCTGATGAAAAAGGAAACTACTATGTAGATGTCGTATTACCGAAAGGATTAAAAACAAGCTATAATAAAACGCTTACATTCGATAAAGAGCTTAGAGGCAGTGCAGAAATTGTGACACAGGACCTAAGGCTTATTGAAAGATTTTTCTACCAGATCAGAAAATTACTTGGCTATCAATCCTGA
- the gwsG gene encoding grasp-with-spasm system ATP-grasp peptide maturase: MILILSRNRETTTDEVIKWLSAMKKKFIRIHEDELFEIKIKDKRICIESYRNSFFIDDISSIWYRRGGLKFKRLHYRNSSIDLYMHEHQNWLEDYVIKTLESKKHINTQSNRNINKLLVLEKAKEQGLSVPIYFLAENTDDVVIGKTITKSITGTAGVESFESSQLLMYTAAIKKKEDSQFFISFFQEKIEKDYEIRSFYLNGKIWSIAIISQNDEQTKLDFRKYNNKRPNRNVRYNLPKDIDEKIHLLMQSLNLNCGSIDFIKKGNEYYFLEINPIGQFLGISLVCNYSLEKEIADYL, encoded by the coding sequence ATGATACTAATCTTATCAAGGAATAGAGAAACTACGACCGATGAAGTTATTAAATGGCTTTCAGCAATGAAAAAAAAATTCATTCGCATACACGAAGACGAGCTTTTTGAAATTAAGATAAAGGATAAACGTATTTGTATTGAAAGTTATAGAAATAGTTTTTTCATTGATGATATAAGCAGTATTTGGTACAGAAGAGGAGGATTAAAGTTTAAAAGGTTACATTATCGCAATTCCTCTATAGATTTATATATGCATGAGCATCAGAATTGGTTAGAAGACTATGTGATCAAAACATTGGAATCTAAAAAGCATATTAACACACAAAGTAATCGCAATATCAATAAGCTTTTAGTTTTAGAAAAAGCAAAAGAACAAGGATTAAGTGTACCTATTTATTTTCTGGCAGAAAATACGGATGATGTAGTAATTGGAAAAACTATTACAAAATCTATTACAGGAACTGCAGGTGTTGAATCTTTTGAAAGCTCACAATTATTAATGTACACTGCAGCTATTAAGAAAAAAGAAGATTCTCAATTTTTCATTTCCTTCTTTCAGGAAAAAATAGAAAAAGACTATGAAATTCGAAGTTTTTATCTTAATGGGAAGATATGGTCTATTGCCATAATCTCACAAAATGATGAACAAACAAAACTTGATTTCAGAAAATATAATAATAAAAGGCCTAATAGAAACGTTCGTTACAACCTTCCAAAGGATATTGATGAAAAGATACATTTACTAATGCAATCTTTAAATTTAAACTGTGGCTCTATTGATTTTATTAAGAAAGGAAACGAATATTACTTCTTAGAAATTAACCCGATTGGACAATTTTTGGGAATTTCATTAGTTTGTAATTATTCGCTGGAAAAAGAAATTGCAGACTATTTATAA
- the gwsS gene encoding grasp-with-spasm system SPASM domain peptide maturase, which produces MRYFNLFSNILITKGISRILISDLQRNISELYHLELYEIIEELKINSIENILQNYDQESQKVLWEYIDFLLENEYGFITENDWNHNFPSLSFEYHDYNKISDLFIELGNIDILYKIQASIESLEIRYLIIYSQINFPLEDFLKIDQLFSHTPLENIEIYSPFHSDINLAFVENLENNTSRISNLTFYSCNNVPFKTRKNFRFIIHFSPENLKIFSCGKVDIKHFNTNLPKVLEALNHNSCLHKKIGIDINGNIKNCPLMPESYGNINNSSLEDALAKPDFKRYWNLTKDGIEICKDCEFRYVCTDCRAYTERTHTDKNRLDISKPLKCGYNPYTTKWEDWAKNPLKHKAIKYYNIKNSSFKPTTKK; this is translated from the coding sequence ATGAGGTACTTTAATCTGTTCAGTAATATTTTAATTACAAAAGGGATCTCCAGAATATTGATTTCCGATCTTCAAAGAAATATATCAGAATTATACCACCTAGAACTTTATGAAATCATTGAAGAATTGAAAATTAATTCTATTGAAAACATTCTTCAAAACTATGATCAAGAATCTCAAAAAGTACTCTGGGAGTATATAGATTTTTTGTTGGAGAATGAATATGGTTTTATTACAGAAAACGACTGGAATCATAATTTTCCCTCATTATCTTTTGAATATCATGATTATAATAAAATTTCAGATTTGTTTATAGAACTTGGAAATATAGATATTCTCTACAAAATACAAGCTTCAATAGAAAGTTTAGAAATAAGATATTTGATCATTTATTCTCAAATAAATTTTCCATTGGAGGATTTTTTGAAGATTGACCAATTATTTAGCCATACCCCATTAGAAAATATAGAAATATATTCTCCATTTCATTCTGATATTAATTTAGCATTTGTAGAAAATCTGGAAAACAATACATCAAGAATATCTAACCTGACTTTTTATAGTTGCAATAATGTTCCTTTTAAGACTAGAAAAAATTTTAGATTTATCATCCACTTTAGCCCTGAAAACCTCAAAATATTCTCTTGTGGAAAAGTAGATATAAAGCATTTCAATACCAATCTTCCCAAAGTACTTGAAGCTCTTAATCATAATTCCTGCCTACACAAGAAAATAGGAATTGATATCAATGGTAATATAAAGAACTGCCCATTAATGCCTGAAAGTTATGGAAACATTAACAACTCCAGCCTTGAGGATGCTCTTGCAAAGCCTGATTTCAAAAGATACTGGAATCTAACTAAAGATGGTATAGAAATTTGTAAGGACTGTGAGTTTAGATACGTATGTACTGACTGCAGAGCTTATACAGAAAGAACGCATACTGATAAAAATAGGCTTGATATTTCTAAACCTTTAAAATGTGGCTACAATCCATACACTACAAAATGGGAGGATTGGGCTAAAAATCCTTTGAAGCACAAAGCTATAAAATATTATAATATAAAAAATTCATCTTTCAAACCCACCACTAAAAAATAA
- a CDS encoding peptidase domain-containing ABC transporter, with the protein MKKFPFYKQPDTKDCGPTCLRIVSKHYGKSISLQQIRNLSETTREGSSLLGLSDAAENLGFRSLGVQIDFNTLTEEVPFPCIAHWNKNHFVVVYKIDKNNKVYISDPSYGLITYTREEFIKFWIGENANENTEEGIVLILETTPSFFQTEFDGEESKASFSFLSKYLFKYKSLVIQLAVGLLAGSLLSLIFPFLTQSIVDVGIQNQDINFIYLVLLAQVMLFLGRMGIETIRSWILLHLSARINISIISDFFIKLMRLPISFFDTRMTGDIMQRINDHHRIEQLLTSSSLNTLFSLVNLIIFSIVLLLYDYRLFVVYLVGAVSYIGWITFFLKKRKELDYKRFSQVSQEQSKVIELINGMQEIKMHNAEKHKRWDWEFLQVKLFKIRIKSLSLEQWQSVGGNFINQMKDILVSFLSAKLVLSGNLTLGMMLSVQYIIGQLNSPLLQLIDFIKQTQDAKISLERLGEIHDKDDEEDKNEQYATDVPQKDIEISNMSFRYIGSDVPVFENLSLSIPYQQTTAIVGASGSGKTTLLKLLMKFYEPDQGEIKIGNTNLRNVSPRFWRDQCGVVMQEGYVFNDTIANNIAVGQDHIDKQKLRRAVEIANIKEFIESLPLSYNTKIGNEGVGVSGGQKQRLFIARAVYKSPEYILFDEATSALDANNEKVIMENLEQFFKGKTAVVIAHRLSTVRHADKIIVLDKGKVVEEGSHAELVDLRGEYYRLVRNQLELGS; encoded by the coding sequence TTGAAAAAATTTCCTTTTTATAAGCAACCAGACACAAAAGACTGTGGACCTACCTGTCTTAGGATCGTAAGCAAGCATTACGGAAAAAGCATTTCGCTTCAGCAAATCCGTAACCTTTCTGAGACAACACGTGAAGGCAGCAGCCTCCTTGGATTGAGTGATGCTGCAGAAAATCTCGGATTCCGTTCATTGGGAGTCCAAATCGACTTTAATACGCTCACAGAAGAAGTTCCGTTTCCATGTATTGCCCATTGGAACAAAAACCATTTTGTAGTAGTTTATAAAATTGATAAAAATAATAAAGTATATATATCGGATCCCAGTTATGGCCTTATTACCTATACCCGGGAAGAATTCATCAAATTCTGGATCGGTGAAAATGCCAATGAAAATACAGAAGAAGGAATTGTCCTTATCCTGGAAACAACTCCTTCTTTCTTCCAGACTGAATTCGATGGTGAAGAAAGTAAAGCCAGCTTTTCTTTTCTCTCCAAGTATCTGTTTAAATACAAGTCACTTGTTATTCAGCTTGCTGTGGGATTATTGGCAGGAAGTTTACTTTCACTTATTTTCCCCTTCCTTACCCAAAGTATTGTAGACGTAGGTATTCAGAATCAGGATATTAACTTTATCTATTTGGTTTTGCTTGCGCAGGTGATGCTTTTCCTCGGAAGAATGGGAATAGAAACCATCCGAAGCTGGATCCTGCTCCACCTTTCGGCCAGAATAAATATCTCCATCATTTCCGATTTCTTTATCAAACTGATGAGGCTTCCAATAAGCTTCTTCGATACGAGAATGACAGGGGATATTATGCAGAGAATTAATGACCACCACAGAATAGAACAGTTACTTACAAGTTCTTCACTGAACACCCTGTTCTCATTGGTCAATCTTATTATTTTCAGTATTGTTCTACTACTTTACGATTACAGACTTTTCGTTGTATATCTGGTAGGTGCTGTATCTTATATTGGCTGGATCACTTTTTTCCTGAAAAAAAGAAAAGAGCTTGATTATAAAAGATTCTCTCAGGTATCGCAGGAACAAAGTAAAGTCATAGAACTGATCAATGGAATGCAGGAAATCAAGATGCATAATGCTGAAAAGCACAAGCGTTGGGACTGGGAGTTTCTACAGGTAAAACTTTTTAAAATCAGAATAAAATCTCTTTCGTTGGAACAATGGCAGTCTGTGGGAGGAAACTTCATTAATCAAATGAAAGATATTTTGGTCAGTTTCCTTTCTGCTAAACTTGTTTTAAGCGGAAACCTTACTTTAGGGATGATGCTTTCGGTACAGTACATCATTGGACAGCTGAACAGTCCTTTATTACAGCTTATCGATTTTATTAAACAAACTCAGGATGCTAAAATTTCCCTTGAAAGATTGGGTGAGATTCATGATAAAGATGATGAAGAGGATAAAAATGAACAATATGCTACAGACGTTCCTCAGAAAGACATTGAAATCAGCAATATGTCTTTCCGGTATATTGGATCTGATGTTCCTGTTTTTGAAAACCTTAGCCTTTCCATCCCTTATCAGCAGACCACAGCTATTGTAGGAGCCAGCGGAAGTGGAAAGACAACCTTATTAAAGCTTCTGATGAAATTTTATGAGCCTGATCAGGGAGAAATTAAAATCGGAAATACCAATCTCAGAAATGTTTCTCCAAGGTTTTGGAGAGATCAATGTGGAGTGGTAATGCAGGAAGGTTATGTATTCAATGACACCATCGCTAATAATATTGCTGTAGGGCAAGATCATATTGACAAACAAAAGTTGAGACGGGCTGTAGAAATTGCCAATATCAAAGAATTTATAGAAAGTCTTCCATTAAGCTACAATACCAAGATCGGAAATGAAGGAGTAGGGGTAAGTGGAGGTCAGAAACAAAGATTGTTCATAGCAAGAGCTGTATACAAATCTCCAGAGTACATCCTATTTGATGAAGCTACATCTGCTCTGGATGCCAACAATGAAAAGGTAATCATGGAAAACCTTGAGCAGTTCTTTAAAGGGAAAACAGCGGTAGTCATAGCACACCGACTATCCACTGTAAGACATGCTGATAAAATCATTGTGCTGGATAAGGGAAAAGTAGTAGAAGAAGGCAGCCACGCAGAACTTGTAGATTTACGGGGAGAATATTACAGACTTGTAAGAAATCAACTTGAATTGGGAAGCTAA
- a CDS encoding TIGR04139 family peptide modification target, with amino-acid sequence MKKLSGMKKNFSSENKKLNREELKSLNGGYSIKSNLVNSEGCGETDYYSGPNGTGDYKGRAWLCTGPAKPTDSY; translated from the coding sequence ATGAAAAAATTATCAGGTATGAAGAAAAACTTTTCTTCCGAAAATAAAAAACTTAACAGAGAAGAATTAAAATCTCTAAACGGAGGTTATTCTATTAAATCTAATCTTGTAAACTCTGAGGGCTGTGGAGAAACGGATTACTACTCAGGGCCAAATGGAACTGGTGATTATAAAGGAAGAGCATGGTTATGTACTGGCCCTGCAAAACCAACAGACTCTTATTAA